One Pleurocapsa sp. PCC 7327 DNA segment encodes these proteins:
- the rppA gene encoding two-component system response regulator RppA — MRILLVDDEAELTDPLTQVLSREGYEVDVADNGIAGTELALQKEYDLIVLDWMLPYKSGIEICRELRSRTKTTPVLFLTAKDTVDDRVIGLDVGADDYLVKPFELRELLARVRALLRRSSAFDASVTETEARIKVADLELDSENQVAYRQGRAIHLSEKEIKLLHFFMCHPGQLLTHEQIYQYLWMEKEQPNSNVLAALIRLLRRKIEADGESPLIHTVYGKGYRFGEPSQEITRSRS, encoded by the coding sequence ATGCGAATTCTTTTAGTCGATGACGAGGCGGAACTGACCGATCCTCTCACTCAAGTGCTATCCCGCGAAGGTTACGAGGTAGATGTAGCCGATAACGGGATAGCGGGGACGGAGTTGGCGCTGCAAAAAGAGTACGATCTAATCGTTCTCGACTGGATGTTGCCCTACAAATCGGGGATAGAGATTTGTCGAGAATTGCGATCGCGCACAAAAACAACGCCAGTCCTGTTTCTCACTGCCAAAGATACGGTTGACGATCGCGTGATCGGGTTAGACGTGGGCGCAGATGACTATCTCGTCAAACCCTTTGAGTTGCGGGAATTGCTAGCGCGAGTCCGTGCCTTGTTGCGCCGTTCGTCTGCCTTCGATGCGAGTGTAACCGAAACCGAAGCGCGAATCAAAGTTGCCGATCTCGAACTCGATAGTGAAAATCAGGTTGCTTACCGTCAGGGACGGGCAATTCATCTTTCAGAAAAAGAAATTAAGCTGCTGCATTTTTTTATGTGTCACCCCGGTCAATTATTGACCCACGAGCAAATTTATCAATACTTGTGGATGGAGAAAGAACAACCCAATAGCAATGTTTTGGCGGCACTCATTCGCTTGCTGCGCCGCAAAATTGAAGCGGATGGAGAATCGCCTTTGATTCATACGGTTTATGGCAAAGGCTATCGTTTCGGAGAACCAAGCCAGGAAATTACGCGATCGCGTAGTTAG
- a CDS encoding GlsB/YeaQ/YmgE family stress response membrane protein gives MNIIAWLVLGLIAGALAKLIYPGHQGGGIIATIVLGILGALVGGYLGQVLLGSPGAAAAATGTLSIGGIIFAVLGAILLIFIWGLITRRAA, from the coding sequence ATGAATATTATTGCCTGGTTAGTTTTAGGTCTGATTGCTGGAGCACTAGCAAAACTAATCTACCCCGGACATCAAGGCGGCGGAATTATAGCCACTATCGTGTTAGGAATTTTGGGCGCTCTAGTCGGCGGCTATTTAGGTCAAGTTTTATTGGGAAGTCCTGGCGCTGCCGCCGCCGCAACAGGAACTTTATCGATTGGCGGCATTATTTTTGCCGTTCTTGGAGCGATATTGCTGATTTTCATTTGGGGATTGATTACTCGCCGCGCTGCATAG
- a CDS encoding pentapeptide repeat-containing protein: MANVEHLSRIQQDTKRWLEWSNNNQKISLDPETAAHLNGAKLYEIELTSDRLSQNNLQNAELSNANLVGVNLSGVDLSDANLIAANLSEANLSGADLSHANLIGTVLKKANLRRADLSAAKLIRSNLSEANLVDANLNEADLSQSNLYEAEAIGAYLYRATLYKAKLVEAHLSKVYLVGADLREAHLYRTDLRYAHLTKANLGGAHLLEANLSGANLRKANLRGANLQGADLRCANLHQADLRGANLQGALFE; this comes from the coding sequence ATGGCTAATGTAGAGCATCTTTCTCGAATTCAGCAGGATACAAAGAGATGGCTGGAATGGAGCAATAATAACCAAAAGATTTCTCTCGATCCTGAAACAGCGGCTCATTTAAATGGAGCTAAGCTATATGAAATCGAACTAACAAGCGATCGCTTGAGTCAAAATAATCTTCAAAATGCCGAACTGAGCAATGCTAATTTAGTAGGAGTCAATCTCAGCGGAGTCGATCTCAGCGATGCTAATTTGATCGCCGCCAATTTGAGCGAAGCCAATTTGAGCGGTGCCGATTTGAGTCATGCCAATCTAATTGGAACTGTATTGAAAAAAGCCAATCTAAGGAGAGCCGATCTCAGCGCCGCCAAACTCATCAGAAGCAATCTCAGCGAAGCCAACTTGGTAGATGCAAATTTGAATGAAGCCGATCTCAGTCAATCTAATCTCTACGAAGCCGAAGCGATCGGTGCGTATCTCTACCGAGCGACTTTGTATAAAGCTAAACTTGTTGAAGCTCACTTAAGCAAAGTTTACCTCGTTGGTGCCGATTTGAGGGAAGCTCATCTCTATCGCACCGATCTGCGATATGCTCACCTCACTAAAGCGAATCTAGGCGGCGCTCATTTGCTAGAAGCTAACTTAAGCGGAGCTAATCTTCGGAAAGCTAATCTACGAGGTGCTAATCTGCAAGGAGCCGATCTCAGATGTGCTAATCTCCACCAAGCAGATTTAAGAGGTGCTAATCTTCAGGGAGCGTTATTCGAGTGA
- a CDS encoding DUF2294 domain-containing protein, translating into MTTTNPTRGQLERTLSQRIQSFYRNQLGHQPTKVTCQLFEQKLVIIIEDSLTPAEQLLAQEGQEELAEQIHSTLDEVTKPQIKELLEEVMKVEVIDLLSDATLETSRTGIIAVLAANPQVRNPETIPGVRSRRPSARSNDVA; encoded by the coding sequence ATGACAACAACTAATCCAACTCGCGGACAACTGGAGAGAACGCTCAGCCAGCGCATTCAATCCTTCTATCGCAACCAACTCGGACATCAACCGACTAAGGTAACCTGTCAGTTATTCGAGCAGAAATTAGTCATCATTATCGAAGACTCCTTGACTCCTGCCGAGCAGCTTTTAGCTCAAGAAGGTCAAGAAGAATTGGCAGAACAGATCCACTCCACTTTAGATGAGGTCACTAAACCCCAAATAAAAGAGTTGCTCGAAGAGGTTATGAAGGTTGAAGTTATTGACTTGCTTAGCGACGCTACTCTAGAAACGAGTCGTACGGGAATAATTGCTGTCCTTGCTGCTAACCCGCAAGTTCGCAACCCAGAGACTATTCCTGGAGTGAGATCGAGAAGACCGTCTGCCAGAAGTAACGATGTTGCATGA
- a CDS encoding response regulator, producing MDLNGFVDRFEASVEKTPLVLAVDGDEDNLLLVKYVVEQFNCTLLRATSSREALSLARENPPDLIVLEMVLPKLDGFELVRLLKNNGLTARIPLIAVTQLALPREREKILNVGCDAYLSKPYLFEDLEAILSRYLDRLPAMAVAAEAEERMCLLPE from the coding sequence ATGGATTTAAACGGTTTTGTGGATCGTTTTGAAGCGAGTGTTGAAAAAACGCCCTTGGTTCTTGCTGTAGATGGGGATGAAGATAACCTGTTGCTAGTTAAGTACGTAGTCGAGCAGTTTAACTGCACCTTATTGAGAGCGACAAGTAGCAGAGAAGCTCTCTCTTTAGCTAGAGAAAACCCGCCCGATCTGATTGTTCTGGAAATGGTTTTACCAAAGTTAGACGGCTTCGAGCTAGTTCGTCTTCTTAAAAATAACGGTTTGACCGCTCGCATTCCCCTCATCGCAGTCACGCAATTAGCTTTGCCGAGAGAACGAGAGAAAATCCTCAATGTCGGTTGCGACGCATATCTCAGCAAACCTTATCTGTTTGAGGATTTAGAAGCAATTCTCAGTCGCTACCTCGATCGACTCCCTGCGATGGCAGTTGCTGCTGAGGCGGAGGAGCGGATGTGTTTGCTTCCGGAGTAG
- the hisH gene encoding imidazole glycerol phosphate synthase subunit HisH, with amino-acid sequence MALIAVIDYDMGNLHSACKGLEKAGATPKVTGSPKDIERADALVLPGVGAFDPAVQHLRSRHLEEPIKAAIAGGKPFLGICLGLQILFDGSEEGTESGLGIIGGMVRRFRSEPGLTIPHMGWNRLQLTQPNHPVWQGLPENPYVYFVHSYYVDPIDPDVRAAMVTHGSQTVTAAIARDNLVAVQFHPEKSSDNGLKILSNFVAQVTPNYAIA; translated from the coding sequence ATGGCTCTAATTGCTGTAATTGACTACGACATGGGAAACCTGCACTCGGCTTGCAAAGGCTTAGAAAAAGCAGGGGCAACTCCCAAAGTTACCGGTTCTCCCAAAGATATCGAACGAGCAGATGCTTTAGTATTACCCGGAGTAGGGGCATTCGATCCGGCAGTGCAACATTTGCGATCGCGCCATTTGGAAGAACCGATTAAAGCTGCGATCGCCGGCGGAAAGCCATTTTTAGGGATCTGCTTGGGACTGCAAATCCTCTTCGACGGTTCGGAGGAAGGAACAGAATCCGGATTGGGCATTATTGGGGGCATGGTGCGCCGCTTTCGTTCCGAACCCGGATTGACCATTCCCCATATGGGTTGGAATCGCTTGCAATTAACCCAACCCAACCATCCCGTCTGGCAAGGTTTACCCGAAAATCCCTACGTCTATTTCGTCCATTCTTATTACGTCGATCCCATCGATCCCGACGTGCGTGCGGCAATGGTAACCCATGGTTCTCAAACGGTTACGGCTGCGATCGCTCGCGATAATCTAGTAGCAGTGCAGTTTCACCCAGAAAAATCTTCAGATAACGGGCTGAAAATCCTGTCTAATTTTGTCGCACAAGTAACGCCTAACTACGCGATCGCGTAA
- the speE gene encoding polyamine aminopropyltransferase gives MTNPDRPASELAFSQFNPSEWVIDGNESIALSIHIKGDRLFKEDSPYQTVEVFDTYGNGKMLTIDRMVMCTEADEASYHEMIAHVPMQTHPSVKDVLVIGAGDGGTIRELVRYPGIERVTMVEIDEAVVRASKQFLPTISSAFNHPKLNLLIDDGIKFVKEAADASYDLVIIDSSDPVGPSEGLFTKSFYEDVYRCLRTGGVVTVQSESPSYNPKAFIELNQCLKQVFGSDRVHCYLVFIPMYPTGMWSLTYCSKQGPHPIENFDYNKAKQFAKEHDLRYYNADIHKAAFCLPTYVQKMING, from the coding sequence ATGACTAATCCCGATCGACCTGCTTCTGAGCTGGCATTTTCCCAATTCAATCCGTCTGAATGGGTGATAGATGGTAATGAAAGTATTGCACTATCGATTCATATTAAGGGCGATCGCCTTTTTAAAGAAGACTCCCCCTACCAAACGGTAGAAGTATTCGATACTTACGGGAATGGAAAAATGCTGACCATCGATCGCATGGTCATGTGCACCGAAGCAGATGAAGCATCCTATCATGAGATGATTGCTCATGTACCAATGCAAACTCATCCCAGTGTTAAGGACGTGCTGGTCATTGGTGCCGGCGACGGGGGAACGATTCGCGAACTGGTTCGCTATCCGGGGATCGAGCGGGTGACAATGGTAGAAATCGATGAAGCTGTCGTGCGAGCTTCCAAACAATTCTTACCGACAATTTCGTCTGCGTTTAACCATCCAAAATTGAATTTATTAATTGACGACGGGATTAAATTTGTCAAAGAAGCTGCTGATGCTTCCTACGACTTGGTTATAATCGACTCTTCAGATCCGGTAGGACCATCGGAAGGACTCTTTACAAAGTCGTTTTATGAGGATGTCTATCGCTGTTTGCGTACTGGTGGGGTAGTAACGGTACAGAGTGAGTCGCCATCCTATAATCCCAAAGCATTTATCGAACTCAATCAATGCCTCAAGCAAGTTTTTGGCAGCGATCGCGTACATTGTTATTTAGTATTTATTCCCATGTATCCAACGGGAATGTGGAGTTTGACCTACTGTTCCAAGCAGGGACCGCATCCAATCGAAAATTTTGATTACAACAAAGCCAAACAATTTGCTAAAGAGCACGACCTGCGCTACTACAATGCAGATATTCACAAAGCAGCATTTTGCCTGCCAACTTATGTTCAGAAAATGATAAATGGGTAA
- a CDS encoding NblA/ycf18 family protein translates to MNADPLKLNLELTLEQQFQMRLMEQSAQEMSREQAISLLLETARLLMMKDNAIRLLVKQII, encoded by the coding sequence ATGAATGCCGATCCACTCAAACTAAATCTAGAACTGACTTTAGAGCAACAATTTCAAATGAGACTTATGGAACAATCTGCACAGGAAATGAGCCGCGAACAAGCAATTTCACTGTTACTTGAAACAGCCCGATTGTTGATGATGAAAGATAATGCAATTAGATTGCTAGTCAAACAGATTATTTAA
- a CDS encoding glycosyltransferase — translation MRKLYFLVPGTGGKFACGGLWAELKILNLAKRICDAEAVTYRQREKDTLFLDDLLKEKNLDRVIFVISWGFDVAKLAAKLKNCNVVYHAHSAGYRFTLPSTIPIITVSRNTLGYWGQKSPHSPIYYLPNQISDEFSNLNCDRDIDVLVQTRKSSEYLLNELIPALQKQCNVRVIDSYVEDLPGLFNRAKVYLYDSAEYWALQGVSEGFGLQPLEALACGCQVFSSVNGGLSDYLDPGFNCYKIAGYSKEYDFDRILRVINCPVLPALSEEFLAEYRSENVLKRLTIILQEINEFFDYKKYCSSQIANLTTMQIFKLKAQKILTKIRKNI, via the coding sequence ATGAGAAAGCTTTACTTCTTAGTTCCCGGAACTGGCGGCAAATTTGCCTGCGGCGGTCTTTGGGCAGAATTAAAAATTCTCAATCTGGCGAAACGAATTTGCGATGCTGAAGCAGTTACTTATCGTCAAAGGGAAAAAGATACCCTTTTTCTTGACGATTTGTTGAAAGAGAAAAATTTAGATCGTGTCATATTCGTGATTAGTTGGGGATTTGACGTTGCCAAACTCGCCGCCAAGTTAAAAAACTGTAATGTGGTCTATCATGCCCACAGTGCGGGTTATCGATTTACCCTGCCTTCTACCATTCCAATTATTACCGTTAGCCGCAATACTCTCGGATATTGGGGACAAAAATCTCCTCATTCTCCGATCTATTATTTACCCAATCAAATCTCCGATGAATTTAGCAATTTAAATTGCGATCGCGATATCGATGTTTTGGTGCAAACTCGAAAATCTTCTGAGTATTTACTTAATGAATTAATTCCTGCATTGCAGAAACAATGTAACGTCCGAGTTATTGATTCTTATGTAGAAGATTTACCCGGATTATTTAATCGAGCGAAGGTTTATCTTTACGACTCTGCTGAATATTGGGCGCTACAGGGAGTCAGCGAAGGATTTGGCTTACAACCGCTAGAAGCACTTGCCTGTGGTTGTCAGGTTTTCTCTAGCGTCAACGGCGGACTGTCTGATTATTTAGACCCTGGTTTTAATTGCTATAAAATTGCCGGATACTCAAAAGAATACGATTTCGATCGCATCTTAAGAGTTATTAATTGTCCAGTTTTGCCTGCTTTATCTGAAGAGTTTCTTGCCGAGTATCGAAGTGAGAATGTTCTTAAGCGTTTAACGATAATTTTGCAGGAAATTAATGAGTTTTTCGATTATAAAAAATACTGTTCTTCTCAGATTGCAAATTTGACAACGATGCAGATTTTTAAATTGAAGGCGCAAAAGATATTAACAAAAATCAGGAAGAATATTTAG
- a CDS encoding YidH family protein, which yields MSQNSKIDRQREHQANERTFLAWLRTSIALIGFGFAIARFGLFLRQLNLAVTRQQAPTRSLFSSEVLGVSLVVLGIVTIAWAAWRYNRVFWQIERGDYRSDRFMVWVITVIVTLLGMLSLPLLLWRDRQTQPTTPDSDRLQLQNSRSLLKRYRSRKSIILQTKLGKFDCWTL from the coding sequence ATGAGTCAAAATTCTAAAATCGATCGCCAAAGAGAACATCAAGCCAACGAACGCACATTTCTAGCATGGCTGCGTACTTCGATCGCGCTAATTGGATTCGGATTTGCCATTGCCCGATTCGGCCTCTTCTTGCGCCAACTCAACCTCGCCGTAACTCGCCAGCAAGCGCCAACTCGTTCGCTATTTAGTTCGGAAGTTTTAGGAGTCAGCTTAGTTGTCTTGGGAATTGTGACGATCGCTTGGGCAGCTTGGCGTTATAATCGAGTTTTTTGGCAAATCGAGCGCGGTGACTACCGAAGCGATCGCTTTATGGTCTGGGTTATAACCGTAATAGTGACGCTCTTGGGAATGTTGAGTCTTCCCTTACTGCTTTGGCGCGATCGCCAGACGCAACCGACTACACCTGACTCGGATCGATTGCAGCTGCAAAACTCGCGATCGCTTCTCAAACGATATCGTTCGAGAAAATCTATAATTTTGCAGACCAAGCTTGGTAAATTTGATTGCTGGACTCTATAA
- a CDS encoding pyroglutamyl-peptidase I, whose translation MAKKILLTSFQTWLPHHVSNSSDDLLAQIQAEEFLLASLTFLRQLPVDIALASQKAIATIQTLQPDAVICCGMAESRDRLTIESNASWSQEQIYTSVNLEQLIAKLSHTKISHEAGKFVCEGLYYQVLRYLKQFRPQSHCLFIHVPVLTEINLPEILADFRLILEEMGA comes from the coding sequence ATGGCAAAAAAAATCCTACTTACTTCCTTTCAAACTTGGCTTCCCCATCATGTTTCTAATTCCTCTGACGATTTATTGGCACAGATTCAAGCAGAGGAATTTCTTTTGGCTTCTCTAACTTTTTTAAGGCAATTACCCGTCGATATTGCCCTCGCCAGTCAAAAAGCGATCGCGACGATTCAAACCCTACAACCGGATGCCGTCATTTGTTGCGGAATGGCAGAGTCTCGCGATCGGCTTACCATTGAATCTAATGCTAGTTGGAGCCAGGAACAGATTTACACTTCCGTTAACCTAGAGCAATTAATTGCCAAATTATCCCATACAAAAATCAGCCACGAGGCAGGTAAATTTGTCTGCGAAGGATTGTACTATCAAGTTTTAAGGTATCTCAAACAGTTTCGCCCCCAAAGTCACTGTCTTTTCATTCACGTTCCCGTCCTCACCGAGATTAATTTGCCTGAAATTTTGGCAGATTTTCGCTTAATTCTCGAAGAGATGGGGGCTTGA